GCGCGCAACCAGTTCATGGACTTGCTGCGTGGTGAGATTGAAGCGCAAGCTGCCGGGCGCACCAATCTTGATGTGAAAGTCACTGGGGTAGACGGCATCAACCCGCATGTGCTTGCCGAGACAATCCGATCCTTCGACGGCGCCTCAGATGGCATCGGTATTGTCGCACTGGATCATCCGGATGTACGCGAGGCGATCCGCAGCGTGGCGTCGCGTGGCGTCAAGATCGTTACCATCGTATCCGACATCGCGCATGTGCCACGCGTGGCCTATATCGGCATCGACAACCGCGCGGCTGGGCGACTGGCAGGCTATCTGGTGCATCGTTTCTACGCGGGCAACGGGTCCGGCAAGGTCGCAATGTTCTCGGGCTCGTTATCCTATCGCGGGCATGAAGAACGCGAGATGGGTTTTAGGCATGTGCTGGCGGAAGAAAGTCAGCAACTACAGATCGTCGAGCAGCTGGAAATGATGGACGATCCGGACCACGCTTATGAAATTTCGATGGAGGTGCTGGACCGGCATCCGGATTTGACCGCGATCTATAATGTGGGTGCGGGCAATTCCGGGATCGGGCGCGCACTGCGCGACAAGGATTTGCGCCGGCACGTGCTGCTGATCGGCCATGAAGCAACAGAAGACACCAGGCGCCTGTTATTGGATGGCACGCTTGATGCCGTCATCGACCAGAACCCGCGCGTGGAAGCGCGCGAGGCGTTGAACGCTCTCGAAGGTGCGATCACCGGCAAGCATTTTGAAAAGCATGCGCCGCGCCTACAAGTGATATTCCGTGAAAACATTCC
This genomic interval from Aestuariivirga litoralis contains the following:
- a CDS encoding LacI family DNA-binding transcriptional regulator; translation: MRTTIEDIARQAGVSTATVDRVLNGRANVSARTKASVLSVARQLGHFEGREEEADKLGPVGPRLKLDFILPTARNQFMDLLRGEIEAQAAGRTNLDVKVTGVDGINPHVLAETIRSFDGASDGIGIVALDHPDVREAIRSVASRGVKIVTIVSDIAHVPRVAYIGIDNRAAGRLAGYLVHRFYAGNGSGKVAMFSGSLSYRGHEEREMGFRHVLAEESQQLQIVEQLEMMDDPDHAYEISMEVLDRHPDLTAIYNVGAGNSGIGRALRDKDLRRHVLLIGHEATEDTRRLLLDGTLDAVIDQNPRVEAREALNALEGAITGKHFEKHAPRLQVIFRENIPEV